The following are from one region of the Halodesulfurarchaeum sp. HSR-GB genome:
- a CDS encoding carboxypeptidase-like regulatory domain-containing protein codes for MVTIRSLLVGAVVLVLLVSLLPASVAGADLVTLSVAVQTPDGDRVGGATVTAEWDDGTATGTTASNGQVLLDVPANASVELSIEHETYMKNTPLVIEEPGEETVDMTVRPKGEVNVEVTDAAGPLDDALVTLKQDGTTVYSERTVDGTLDNGPVEVGTYTLTVRKAGYYQESTTINVTADEPVTESVRLESGSVTLRVNVTDPYFEPPRALEGITVTVVDEGSVNTQSDGTQQLSVPVNTPLTVRFEGEGYETVERSITTGEEDLTLDAEIDRANTLQVTVHATEVVVGQPAFISVTDEYEDPVANATVRLDGEEVTETDSDGRAQILIEDTGEHTIVVEDEDITSEEKTVWGVTPATTTAGTVTPTETPTPDTTTATSPGFGPLLALLGLVLAMGVGLARRSD; via the coding sequence ATGGTAACAATTCGATCTCTGCTCGTCGGTGCAGTCGTACTGGTCCTCCTCGTTTCCCTCCTCCCGGCGAGTGTGGCCGGTGCCGACCTCGTAACACTCTCCGTGGCCGTACAGACACCGGATGGCGACCGGGTTGGTGGCGCAACCGTAACTGCCGAGTGGGACGATGGAACCGCCACGGGAACGACCGCCTCGAACGGGCAGGTGCTACTCGACGTGCCGGCGAATGCGAGTGTGGAACTCAGCATCGAACACGAGACGTACATGAAAAACACGCCCCTCGTGATCGAAGAACCGGGGGAGGAGACCGTCGACATGACGGTCCGACCCAAGGGTGAAGTGAACGTCGAGGTGACTGACGCCGCGGGCCCGCTCGACGACGCGCTGGTGACACTCAAACAGGATGGAACGACCGTCTACAGCGAGCGAACCGTCGATGGGACCCTCGACAACGGCCCGGTCGAGGTGGGAACCTACACCCTCACCGTCCGGAAGGCGGGTTACTACCAGGAATCGACCACCATCAACGTCACGGCCGACGAGCCGGTGACCGAATCGGTTCGACTGGAGTCGGGGTCGGTGACCCTTCGGGTCAACGTGACTGACCCGTACTTCGAGCCGCCCCGGGCCCTCGAAGGCATCACCGTCACCGTCGTGGACGAGGGCTCGGTCAACACCCAATCGGACGGGACCCAGCAACTCTCCGTGCCCGTGAACACGCCGCTTACGGTTCGGTTCGAAGGCGAGGGCTACGAGACCGTCGAGCGCTCGATCACGACCGGGGAAGAAGATCTGACCCTCGATGCCGAAATCGACCGGGCGAACACACTCCAGGTAACCGTCCACGCGACTGAGGTGGTAGTCGGACAGCCAGCCTTCATCTCCGTGACCGACGAGTACGAGGATCCGGTCGCCAACGCGACGGTTCGATTAGACGGCGAGGAAGTCACCGAGACCGACAGCGATGGCCGCGCGCAGATCCTGATCGAGGACACCGGTGAGCACACGATCGTGGTCGAAGACGAGGACATCACCTCCGAGGAGAAAACAGTGTGGGGGGTGACGCCGGCGACGACCACCGCCGGAACGGTGACGCCGACCGAGACACCGACTCCCGACACCACGACGGCCACGTCCCCCGGATTTGGCCCGCTTCTGGCGCTTCTGGGACTGGTCCTCGCGATGGGCGTGGGGCTGGCTCGCCGGTCGGACTGA
- a CDS encoding 50S ribosomal protein L16, translated as MSDKPASMYRDIDKPAYTRRDYVTGIPGSKIAQHNMGDLDSDPDEWPVQISLVPEETSQIRHGSLEAARLSANRHLIKEFGEGNYKMVLRKFPHQILRENKQATGAGADRVSDGMRQSFGVPVGTAARVHAGEQLMTAWCTVEQAPAVKEAFRRAYNKITPPCKINVERGAELLVS; from the coding sequence ATGTCCGATAAGCCGGCCTCCATGTACCGGGACATCGACAAGCCGGCGTACACGCGCCGCGACTACGTCACCGGTATCCCGGGCTCGAAGATCGCACAGCACAACATGGGCGACCTGGATTCCGACCCCGACGAGTGGCCCGTCCAGATCTCCCTCGTTCCCGAAGAGACCTCCCAGATCCGCCACGGATCCCTCGAGGCGGCCCGTCTCTCGGCGAATCGCCACCTCATCAAGGAATTCGGCGAGGGCAACTACAAGATGGTCCTCCGGAAGTTCCCCCACCAGATCCTGCGTGAGAACAAGCAGGCGACCGGCGCGGGCGCGGACCGTGTCTCTGACGGCATGCGCCAGTCCTTCGGCGTCCCGGTCGGGACCGCCGCACGCGTGCACGCTGGCGAACAGCTCATGACCGCCTGGTGTACTGTCGAACAGGCACCGGCCGTCAAGGAAGCCTTCCGTCGCGCGTACAACAAGATCACACCGCCCTGCAAAATCAACGTCGAACGGGGCGCGGAACTGCTCGTCTCCTGA
- a CDS encoding RimK family alpha-L-glutamate ligase, producing the protein MLTLGIAHKAETAARIRDPLAARDIDVEHVSLTGDTTALSSDVAHDLDVGLVFPSRLMEGGLLTARLDIPWVNGRTAVLRSRNKAETLARLDAAGLPVPETVFVSDPVSDAELRSAADKFEPPIVIKPNSTTRGEGILKVTEWDSLLGVTDYLDLLHQFPATRDRSYLLQEYLPAARDIRVMVIDGQVVGAVERTLPESAREAGHWKHNVHRGAEATAIEPRESICELAEAAAATMDISLLGVDILETDSRTVISETNARPTVDVAEKYDERFYDVLAATIRATAR; encoded by the coding sequence ATGCTCACCCTCGGCATCGCCCACAAAGCCGAGACCGCTGCCCGAATACGCGATCCCCTCGCCGCCCGGGACATCGACGTCGAACACGTCTCGCTGACGGGCGACACGACGGCTCTGTCGAGCGACGTGGCCCACGACCTCGACGTCGGGCTGGTCTTCCCGAGCCGACTCATGGAAGGCGGCCTGCTCACGGCGCGACTGGACATTCCCTGGGTGAACGGCCGAACCGCCGTGCTCCGGTCCCGGAACAAAGCCGAAACACTCGCCCGACTCGACGCGGCGGGTCTCCCCGTCCCGGAGACGGTCTTCGTCTCCGATCCAGTTTCTGACGCGGAACTCCGCTCGGCCGCCGACAAATTCGAGCCCCCGATCGTGATCAAGCCGAATTCGACGACCCGTGGCGAGGGAATTTTGAAGGTCACGGAGTGGGACTCGCTTTTGGGCGTGACTGACTATCTGGACTTGCTCCACCAGTTCCCGGCGACGCGTGATCGGTCCTATCTCCTCCAGGAGTACCTTCCAGCGGCCCGGGACATCCGCGTGATGGTCATCGACGGACAGGTGGTCGGCGCGGTTGAGCGAACGCTCCCGGAATCGGCCCGTGAAGCGGGCCACTGGAAGCACAACGTCCATCGCGGCGCGGAAGCCACCGCGATAGAACCACGCGAATCGATTTGCGAGCTGGCCGAGGCCGCCGCGGCCACGATGGACATCTCGCTGCTCGGGGTCGACATCCTGGAGACCGATTCACGAACGGTGATCTCGGAGACGAACGCGCGACCGACCGTCGACGTGGCCGAAAAGTACGACGAACGGTTCTACGACGTGCTGGCGGCGACGATCCGTGCGACGGCTCGCTGA
- a CDS encoding Hsp20/alpha crystallin family protein, with product MRDDREDPFDDIFREIERMMNDMVGTAGPQEGGIQQSGVGTVGPTHIDAYEDDDQIRVVADLPGVAREDISVQSDGEYVTVSAENETRQYDERIALPAPVDPESGSGTYNNGVLEIIFDRARETTDIDIE from the coding sequence ATGAGAGACGATCGTGAGGATCCGTTCGACGACATTTTCCGCGAGATAGAGCGCATGATGAACGACATGGTCGGGACCGCCGGCCCCCAGGAGGGTGGCATTCAACAGAGCGGCGTCGGCACCGTGGGCCCGACGCATATTGACGCCTACGAGGACGACGACCAGATCCGAGTGGTCGCCGACCTGCCTGGCGTGGCTCGCGAGGACATCAGCGTCCAGAGCGACGGGGAGTACGTGACCGTGAGTGCTGAAAACGAAACCCGCCAGTACGACGAGCGGATCGCCCTGCCTGCACCGGTCGATCCCGAATCCGGCTCCGGGACGTACAATAACGGCGTCCTCGAAATCATCTTCGACCGGGCCCGGGAGACCACGGACATCGACATCGAGTAG
- a CDS encoding type II glyceraldehyde-3-phosphate dehydrogenase, whose translation MIQVGINGYGTIGKRVADAVAAQPDMTVVGVAKTRPNYEATVAVESGYDLYAAIPERADQFGEAGLKTAGTVEELIEASDIVVDATPSGVGADNKSLYEAADTPALFQGGEDDDLVDVSFNARSNYEAAADADYVRVVSCNTTGLSRLIAPLREAFGIERVRATLVRRGGDPAQSDRGPINDILPDPKTLPSHHGPDVKTIFPDLSIDTLGLKVPATLMHMHSLNVTLESAPDVETVRDALADEDRLALLGEDLDITGTADVKEYAMDMGRPRGDFWENAIWDKSITVKGRELYLFQAIHQESDVVPENVDAIRAVLEAEDKATSMARTNESLGL comes from the coding sequence ATGATCCAGGTGGGAATCAACGGCTACGGGACGATCGGAAAGCGGGTGGCCGACGCCGTCGCCGCCCAGCCCGATATGACTGTGGTGGGCGTGGCGAAGACCCGACCGAACTACGAGGCCACGGTGGCCGTCGAGTCGGGGTATGACCTCTATGCGGCGATCCCCGAGCGCGCCGACCAGTTCGGCGAGGCGGGTCTGAAGACGGCCGGAACCGTCGAGGAACTCATCGAAGCGAGTGACATCGTCGTCGACGCGACCCCCTCGGGAGTGGGCGCGGACAACAAGTCACTCTACGAGGCTGCGGACACCCCGGCGCTGTTCCAGGGCGGCGAGGACGACGATCTCGTCGACGTGAGCTTCAACGCCCGCTCGAACTACGAGGCGGCCGCCGACGCGGACTACGTCCGGGTCGTCTCCTGTAACACGACCGGGCTCTCCAGGCTGATCGCCCCGCTTCGCGAGGCCTTCGGCATCGAGCGGGTTCGGGCCACGCTGGTCCGTCGGGGCGGCGATCCGGCCCAGAGCGACCGCGGCCCGATCAACGACATCCTGCCCGACCCCAAGACGTTGCCCTCCCATCACGGACCCGACGTGAAGACGATCTTCCCCGATCTGTCGATCGACACGCTCGGGCTCAAGGTCCCGGCGACGCTGATGCACATGCACTCGTTGAACGTGACTTTGGAGTCAGCGCCGGACGTCGAGACGGTGCGGGACGCCCTGGCCGACGAGGACCGCCTCGCGCTCCTTGGCGAGGACCTCGACATCACCGGGACCGCCGACGTCAAGGAGTACGCGATGGACATGGGCCGGCCCCGCGGGGACTTCTGGGAGAACGCGATCTGGGATAAGTCGATCACCGTCAAGGGCCGGGAACTGTATCTCTTCCAGGCGATCCACCAGGAGTCCGACGTGGTGCCCGAGAACGTGGATGCGATCCGGGCGGTCCTCGAAGCCGAGGACAAGGCGACCAGCATGGCCCGCACGAACGAGTCGCTTGGCCTCTAG
- a CDS encoding aminopeptidase, whose product MGLRPGAETAVHQCLDLQPEERCVVVTDDERRPIGEALYEVAAAVTDDAVLLTYPPGKEHGQEPPDPVAGAIKASDTFLAPTTKSISHTRARSDATDAGVRGATLPGITEAVFEQGLEADYDRIRETCERVHQAVADADEIRVTAPAGTDIVVEPGDREWRLDTGDVTEPGSFSNLPAGEVFISPQTATGRYVVDGTMRPYGRLEAGQTLAFEVDDGVVTDIEDDQIRETVEGAAESVGEAAFNLAELGIGTNVAVSELVGSVLLDEKAAGTVHFAIGDDAGIGGDTDAPIHLDGVIREPTVFVDGEEIELPAPNAANT is encoded by the coding sequence ATGGGACTTCGGCCTGGCGCTGAAACGGCGGTCCACCAGTGTCTCGACCTGCAACCCGAGGAGCGCTGTGTCGTCGTCACCGACGACGAGCGACGCCCGATCGGCGAAGCCCTCTACGAGGTCGCCGCCGCGGTGACAGATGACGCCGTCCTCCTGACCTACCCGCCCGGAAAGGAACACGGCCAAGAGCCACCCGACCCAGTCGCCGGCGCGATCAAGGCGAGTGATACCTTCCTTGCACCCACGACGAAGAGCATCAGCCACACCCGGGCCAGAAGCGACGCCACCGACGCCGGCGTCCGTGGCGCCACACTACCCGGCATCACGGAAGCCGTCTTCGAGCAGGGCCTGGAGGCCGATTACGACCGGATCCGGGAAACCTGCGAGCGGGTTCATCAGGCTGTCGCCGACGCGGACGAGATCAGGGTCACCGCCCCGGCGGGGACCGACATCGTCGTCGAGCCCGGAGACCGGGAGTGGCGACTGGACACCGGGGACGTGACCGAGCCCGGATCGTTCTCGAATCTGCCCGCCGGCGAAGTGTTCATCAGCCCGCAGACGGCCACCGGTCGGTACGTCGTCGACGGGACGATGCGGCCGTACGGGCGTCTGGAAGCGGGCCAGACGCTTGCCTTCGAGGTCGACGACGGCGTCGTTACCGACATCGAGGACGATCAGATCCGCGAGACCGTCGAGGGTGCTGCTGAATCGGTCGGCGAGGCGGCCTTCAACCTCGCGGAACTGGGTATCGGGACGAACGTCGCCGTCTCCGAACTGGTCGGCTCGGTGCTGCTGGACGAGAAGGCCGCCGGGACGGTGCACTTCGCGATCGGCGACGACGCCGGGATCGGCGGCGACACCGACGCGCCGATTCATCTGGATGGTGTGATCCGCGAGCCGACAGTGTTCGTCGACGGCGAGGAGATCGAGTTGCCCGCCCCGAACGCGGCGAATACTTAG